The Oceanotoga teriensis genome window below encodes:
- a CDS encoding glycerol-3-phosphate responsive antiterminator encodes MIFFKKNTVIPAVRDINDYDEALNSKMASIFLLGGSLVELKDLHERAKEYGKKLIVNVDLVSGIAIDKKGIEYLKKNDMCDGIISTRNTVIQAAKKFDFFTIQRVFLIDSSSLNALKNVIINTKPDMIEILPSVAAPFFLEIYKNINTKIIAGGLIRNKEEINELFSNGVYAVSTSKKDLWK; translated from the coding sequence AAGAAAAATACTGTTATACCAGCTGTAAGAGACATTAATGATTATGATGAGGCTTTAAACTCTAAAATGGCTTCTATATTCTTACTTGGAGGTTCTTTGGTAGAATTGAAAGATTTACATGAAAGAGCTAAAGAATATGGCAAAAAATTAATAGTCAATGTTGACCTTGTTTCTGGAATAGCTATAGACAAAAAAGGTATAGAATATCTTAAGAAAAATGATATGTGTGATGGAATAATATCCACAAGAAATACAGTCATTCAGGCAGCTAAAAAATTTGATTTTTTTACCATACAAAGAGTATTTTTAATAGATTCGTCCTCACTCAATGCATTAAAAAATGTTATTATAAATACAAAACCTGATATGATAGAAATATTGCCTTCAGTTGCAGCACCATTTTTTTTAGAAATATACAAAAATATAAATACTAAAATTATTGCTGGAGGTTTAATAAGAAATAAAGAAGAAATAAATGAACTTTTTTCAAATGGAGTTTATGCCGTGTCTACGAGTAAAAAAGATTTATGGAAATAG